A window of the Macaca nemestrina isolate mMacNem1 chromosome X, mMacNem.hap1, whole genome shotgun sequence genome harbors these coding sequences:
- the LOC139360705 gene encoding X antigen family member 1-like: MESPKKKNQQLKVGILHLFRRQKKIRIELRSKCVTWKVICKSCVSQRPGLNLDLGAGIKVKIIPKGEHCKMPEAGEGQPQV; encoded by the exons ATGGAGAGCCCCAAGAAGAAGAACCAGCAGCTGAAAGTCGGGATCCTACACCTGTTCAGGAGACAGAAGAAGATCAGGATAGAGCTGAGATCCAAG TGCGTGACATGGAAGGTGATCTGCAAGAGCTGCGTGAGTCAAAGACCGGGGTTAAATCTGGATTTGGGTGCTGGCATCAAGGTGAAGATTATACCCAAAGGAGAACACTGTAAAATGCCAGAAGCAG GTGAAGGGCAACCACAAGTTTAA